A window from Lates calcarifer isolate ASB-BC8 linkage group LG7_2, TLL_Latcal_v3, whole genome shotgun sequence encodes these proteins:
- the LOC108892818 gene encoding small integral membrane protein 11, whose product MINWKALDNVPVLLYILALKTLLLCLGFAGVKIYQSKKAEEALRKKQAEKRRLAQQTQELIDNLKED is encoded by the coding sequence gcTTTGGACAACGTCCCCGTCCTCCTGTACATCCTGGCCCTGAAGACGCTGCTGCTGTGCTTGGGGTTCGCTGGGGTGAAGATCTACCAAAGTAAGAAAGCAGAGGAGGCCCTGAGGAAGAAGCAGGCTGAGAAGAGGAGGCTCGCCCAACAGACACAGGAGCTAATAGACAACTTGAAGGAGGACTGA